One Festucalex cinctus isolate MCC-2025b chromosome 3, RoL_Fcin_1.0, whole genome shotgun sequence DNA window includes the following coding sequences:
- the parp12a gene encoding protein mono-ADP-ribosyltransferase PARP12 isoform X1, whose amino-acid sequence MGSPHYVHFCPLIKATEGEVDHCRGCHSSARVEACLCVDAGVGYRVPQALEASSRPVGVMGSPGQQRQSKRRSDTDATPGPSKKRFLTKQQLDLQRDHVYAELMKRMSNLCDRVRPAPALNLCATNLPMPVLGVEVAAHEPCFQRSVVESAYDILGPVSPSSARGSIRFAGGDSMPAVMQKALQSLWLDVPQQTQSPPYSWHRHPSSEFSIPECWKHLEELHSCWDDTGNHSRFLDEGWALASSLHDSCLTRILAKRGAPKRPSPAPCYRPPQHFQRAWRLDKHLSPQRPAVDLRSTICVPSEKCVHVHWHLPYRWQVLDIDGVTWTDLPNMEEIEKAYCDPASDWSAVDQASATGWLTRLRNFGLSQATTMQSVDFQKMTCNGASVRRQSTASSVAKASHFNLTTKWLWYWQDDVGQWQEFGQSDVNTPASLTSEALENIYLVDRKTHMTFTAGKQQYVIYFQNTAGGQQMYQVNTKYSTRREVRRRPLFVSCSDMDVVSRKSLKSLTEECPPHWDKNALPDIGYKLVPLPKSTEYNRIECLFKATMPKSTIWSIRRIQNPSLWTRFQLQREQMKKRNKGKPVIEQYLFHGTSNSLIAAICEQNFDWRMSGIHGTAYGKGSYFAKQASYSNEYAKASGGKKSMFVALVLVGDYTKGYSQYARPPAKGTSTTLYDSCVDDEMNPNIFVIFESHQIYPEYVIDYTG is encoded by the exons ATGGGATCCCCCCATTATGTTCACTTCTGCCCCCTCATTAAAGCCACAGAGGGCGAGGTTGACCATTGCCGAGGGTGCCACAGCTCTGCCCGTGTTGAAGCTTGCCTGTGTGTCGATGCGGGTGTTGGCTACAGGGTGCCTCAGGCACTGGAGGCTTCCAGTCGGCCTGTTGGGGTGATGGGCTCCCCTGGTCAGCAGAGGCAATCAAAACGCCGGAGCGATACAGATGCTACACCCGGTCCCTCCAAGAAGAGATTTCTCACGAAGCAACAACTTGACTTGCAGAGGGACCATGTATATGCTGAGTTGATGAAGAGGATGTCAAACTTATGTGACCGCGTACGTCCTGCTCCTGCTTTAAACTTGTGTGCGACCAACCTACCCATGCCAGTGCTTGGTGTTGAAGTTGCAGCCCATGAGCCTTGTTTCCAGAGATCAGTGGTTGAGTCAGCCTACGACATTTTGGGGCCAGTCTCTCCGTCATCTGCGCGTGGCTCGATTCGTTTTGCAGGAGGTGACTCAATGCCGGCTGTTATGCAAAAAGCCTTACAGAGCCTGTGGTTGGATGTGCCTCAGCAGACACAGTCACCTCCTTATAGCTGGCACAGACACCCCTCTTCTGAATTTTCTATCCCTGAATGTTGGAAGCATTTGGAAGAACTTCATTCCTGCTGGGATGACACAGGGAATCACTCGCGGTTCTTGGACGAGGGCTGGGCTTTGGCAAGCAGTCTCCACGATTCGTGCCTTACTAGGATCCTTGCCAAACGTGGTGCACCCAAGAGACCCTCTCCTGCTCCCTGTTACCGGCCTCCGCAACATTTCCAGCGTGCGTGGCGACTTGATAAACACCTGTCCCCACAGAGACCGGCCGTGGACTTGCGCTCCACTATCTGCGTGCCCTCTG AGAAATGTGTCCATGTCCACTGGCACTTACCTTATAGATGGCAAGTTTTGGACATTGACGGCGTGACCTGGACGGACTTACCAAACATGGAGGAGATTGAGAAAGCCTACTGTGACCCAGCAAGCGACTGGAGCGCCGTAGACCAGGCATCAGCTACAGGGTGGCTTACAAGATTGAGAAATTTTGG CTTATCCCAGGCCACCACAATGCAATCAGTTGACTTCCAGAAGATGACTTGCAACGGAGCGTCTGTGCGTCGCCAGTCCACAGCTTCCTCTGTAGCAAAGGCCTCTCACTTCAATCTGACCACAAAGTGGCTCTGGTACTGGCAGGATGACGTTGGCCAATGGCAGGAGTTTGGTCAG AGCGATGTTAACACGCCAGCCTCTCTCACTTCCGAAGCACTGGAGAATATTTATTTGGTAGACCGGAAGACACACATGACCTTTACTGCTGGCAAACAGCAGTATGTAATCTACTTCCAAAATACAGCGGGAGGTCAGCAGATGTATcaagtaaatacaaaatattcaaCCAGGCGGGAGGTCCGAAGGAGGCCTCTCTTTGTGTCCTGCAGTGATATGGACGTCGTGAGCCGGAAGAG CTTAAAGTCCTTGACAGAAGAATGCCCTCCCCATTGGGATAAGAATGCTTTGCCTGACATTGGATACAAG CTCGTACCTCTTCCCAAGTCTACTGAATACAACAGGATTGAATGTTTGTTCAAGGCCACAATGCCAAAGAGTACAATCTGGAGTATCAGGAGGATCCAGAACCCGTCTCTGTGGACACGCTTTCAGTT GCAGAGAGAACAGATGAAGAAGAGGAATAAAGGGAAACCTGTCATTGAGCAGTACTTGTTCCACGGGACAAGCAACAGCTTGATCGCAGCCATCTGTGAGCAAAACTTTGACTGGAGGATGAGCGGCATCCACGGCACCGCCTATGGCAAAG GAAGCTACTTTGCCAAACAGGCTTCTTACTCAAATGAATACGCCAAAGCCAGTGGTGGAAAGAAAAGTATGTTTGTGGCCCTGGTCCTGGTCGGCGACTACACCAAAGGGTATAGCCAATATGCCCGTCCACCAGCCAAGGGAACAAGCACAACGCTTTATGATAGCTGTGTTGATGACGAGATGAACCCCAATATTTTCGTCATCTTTGAAAGTCATCAGATTTATCCGGAGTACGTTATTGATTACACTGGGTAG
- the tbxas1 gene encoding thromboxane-A synthase, with translation MEAIVNFLNIFHMESSGLSLTLGLLFLALLYWYSVYPFSVLTQCGIKHPKPVPFFGNLFLFRQGFFHPVSDLIKTYGRVCGYYLGRRAVVVVADPDMLRQVMVREFSSFPNRMTNRFANKPMSDCLLMLKNEQWKRVRSILTPSFSAARMKEMVPLIQTATTALMDNLDVYAESGEAFDIHRCFGCFTMDVIGSVAFATQVDSQNNPDDPFVRHAQMFFSFSFFRPIMLFFIAFPHVMARLVGIIPNKRRRQMNEFFINSIQEIIRQREQQPPEQRRRDFLQLMLDARSSNSEASSHDAESPQSGLRLPEPSARRPTKKVITEDEIVGQAFVFLLAGHETSSSTLAFTCYLLAIHPECQWRVQEEVDDFFSKHESPDYTNVQELKYLDMVVCEALRLYPPGFRFSREIEQDCVVNGVWLPKGALLEIPAGFLHYDPEHWPEPEKFIPERFTPEAKASRHAFVYLPFGAGPRNCVGMRLAHLEIKMALVRLFREFNIITCSDTKVPLELKSSSTLGPKNGIFVKITRRDKN, from the exons ATGGAGGCCATAGTTAACTTTCTAAACATATTCCACATGGAGAGCAGCGGATTATCTCTGACACTTGGTCTCCTCTTCCTGGCTCTGCTATACTG GTATTCCGTTTACCCCTTTTCAGTCCTCACTCAATGTGGAATCAAGCATCCAAAACCAGTCCCCTTCTTTGGCAATCTATTCCTGTTTCGTCAG GGTTTTTTCCATCCTGTATCTGACCTCATAAAGACATACGGTCGAGTTTGCGG GTATTATTTGGGAAGGAGAGCAGTGGTGGTCGTGGCGGACCCTGACATGCTCCGACAAGTGATGGTGAGGGAGTTCAGCAGCTTTCCCAACAGAATG ACTAATCGCTTTGCCAACAAACCCATGAGTGATTGCTTACTCATGTTGAAGAATGAGCAGTGGAAGAGAGTCCGCAGTATACTGACTCCATCTTTCAGTGCTGCCAGAATGAAAGAG ATGGTTCCACTCATCCAGACAGCCACAACTGCCCTGATGGACAACTTGGATGTCTATGCTGAGTCAGGGGAAGCCTTTGACATTCACAG GTGTTTTGGCTGCTTCACTATGGACGTAATAGGCAGCGTGGCGTTTGCAACTCAGGTGGACTCTCAAAACAACCCAGACGATCCATTTGTCCGCCATGCTCAGATgttcttctctttttctttcttcaggCCCATCATGCTTTTTTTCA TTGCGTTTCCTCACGTCATGGCTCGACTGGTGGGGATCATCCCCAACAAACGTCGCCGCCAAATGAATGAGTTCTTCATCAACAGCATTCAGGAGATCATAAGACAGAGGGAGCAGCAACCTCCCGAGCAG AGGCGGCGGGATTTCCTTCAGCTGATGTTGGATGCACGCAGCAGCAACTCTGAAGCGTCGAGCCACGACGCTGAGAGTCCGCAGTCGGGCCTTCGCCTTCCGGAGCCGTCCGCAAGACGCCCGACGAAAAAGGTGATAACAGAAGATGAAATTGTCGGCCAAGCTTTTGTCTTCCTGTTGGCTGGCCACGAAACCAGCAGCAGCACGTTGGCCTTCacctgctacctgctggccatcCATCCGGAGTGTCAGTGGCGAGTCCAGGAGGAGGTGGACGACTTCTTCAGCAAGCAT GAGTCGCCTGACTACACTAACGTCCAGGAGCTGAAATATTTAGATATGGTTGTATGTGAAGCATTGCGGCTCTATCCTCCTGGTTTCAG ATTTTCACGCGAAATCGAGCAGGACTGCGTGGTGAATGGAGTGTGGCTCCCTAAAGGGGCCTTGTTGGAGATACCAGCCGGTTTCCTTCACTATGACCCGGAGCACTGGCCTGAGCCAGAGAAGTTCATTCCTGAGAG ATTCACCCCGGAGGCAAAAGCCAGTCGACACGCTTTTGTGTATCTGCCTTTTGGGGCCGGACCCCGTAATTGTGTGGGCATGAGGCTTGCCCACCTGGAGATCAAGATGGCTCTGGTCCGTCTCTTCCGCGAGTTCAACATCATAACCTGCTCTGACACAAAG GTTCCGCTTGAGTTGAAATCATCAAGCACCCTGGGacccaaaaatggcatttttgtcaaaattacaaGAAGAGACAAGAATTGA
- the parp12a gene encoding protein mono-ADP-ribosyltransferase PARP12 isoform X3 yields MCWGPACSALIGCLPHSSSSNRRETNIPGSRRAQPFKVTRTLLHVYTSWNRLKCKYPHVLTWQHNAELLRKLDLQHLSEKQLFQLLLQNDPYLLPEICSHYNMGEGVSGLCKFTSGCHKLHICKPHFTTGVCKQGSCSRIHNVDSKAHKSFEKFSPEMIQSLPKVYKNKCIIMDNQRSPASAAPNEARKSAGPIGATKPLSDSGTKEICLYFLNKNCAYKEKCVHVHWHLPYRWQVLDIDGVTWTDLPNMEEIEKAYCDPASDWSAVDQASATGWLTRLRNFGLSQATTMQSVDFQKMTCNGASVRRQSTASSVAKASHFNLTTKWLWYWQDDVGQWQEFGQSDVNTPASLTSEALENIYLVDRKTHMTFTAGKQQYVIYFQNTAGGQQMYQVNTKYSTRREVRRRPLFVSCSDMDVVSRKSLKSLTEECPPHWDKNALPDIGYKLVPLPKSTEYNRIECLFKATMPKSTIWSIRRIQNPSLWTRFQLQREQMKKRNKGKPVIEQYLFHGTSNSLIAAICEQNFDWRMSGIHGTAYGKGSYFAKQASYSNEYAKASGGKKSMFVALVLVGDYTKGYSQYARPPAKGTSTTLYDSCVDDEMNPNIFVIFESHQIYPEYVIDYTG; encoded by the exons ATGTGTTGGGGACCTGCATGTTCGG CTCTAATTGGCTGTCTTCCGCATTCAAGTAGCAGCAACAGGAGAGAAACAAACATTCCAGGGAGCCGCCGCGCCCAACCTTTTAAAGTCACACGCACCTTGCTTCACGTTTACACGTCATGGAACAG ATTGAAGTGTAAATATCCACATGTATTGACTTGGCAACATAATGCAGAGCTGTTGAGGAAACTTGACCTCCAACACCTTTCGGAAAAACAATTGTTCCaactgttgttacagaatgaccCCTACCTTCTTCCTGAG ATATGCTCACACTACAATATGGGCGAGGGTGTGAGCGGATTGTGCAAGTTCACCTCTGGGTGCCACAAGCTTCACATCTGCAAGCCTCATTTCACCACGGGAGTCTGTAAACAAGGCTCATGTTCCAGAATCCATAATGTTGATTCAAAGGCACACAAGAGTTTTGAAAAATTCAGTCCAGAGATGATTCAGAGTCTTCCAAAAGTCTACAAGAATAAATGCATCATCATGGATAATCAGAGGAGTCCAGCCAGTGCTGCTCCTAATG AGGCGAGAAAGTCCGCTGGGCCAATTGGTGCAACTAAGCCACTCAGTGATTCTGGTACGAAGGAAATCTGCCTCTACTTCCTCAACAAAAACTGTGCCTATAAAG AGAAATGTGTCCATGTCCACTGGCACTTACCTTATAGATGGCAAGTTTTGGACATTGACGGCGTGACCTGGACGGACTTACCAAACATGGAGGAGATTGAGAAAGCCTACTGTGACCCAGCAAGCGACTGGAGCGCCGTAGACCAGGCATCAGCTACAGGGTGGCTTACAAGATTGAGAAATTTTGG CTTATCCCAGGCCACCACAATGCAATCAGTTGACTTCCAGAAGATGACTTGCAACGGAGCGTCTGTGCGTCGCCAGTCCACAGCTTCCTCTGTAGCAAAGGCCTCTCACTTCAATCTGACCACAAAGTGGCTCTGGTACTGGCAGGATGACGTTGGCCAATGGCAGGAGTTTGGTCAG AGCGATGTTAACACGCCAGCCTCTCTCACTTCCGAAGCACTGGAGAATATTTATTTGGTAGACCGGAAGACACACATGACCTTTACTGCTGGCAAACAGCAGTATGTAATCTACTTCCAAAATACAGCGGGAGGTCAGCAGATGTATcaagtaaatacaaaatattcaaCCAGGCGGGAGGTCCGAAGGAGGCCTCTCTTTGTGTCCTGCAGTGATATGGACGTCGTGAGCCGGAAGAG CTTAAAGTCCTTGACAGAAGAATGCCCTCCCCATTGGGATAAGAATGCTTTGCCTGACATTGGATACAAG CTCGTACCTCTTCCCAAGTCTACTGAATACAACAGGATTGAATGTTTGTTCAAGGCCACAATGCCAAAGAGTACAATCTGGAGTATCAGGAGGATCCAGAACCCGTCTCTGTGGACACGCTTTCAGTT GCAGAGAGAACAGATGAAGAAGAGGAATAAAGGGAAACCTGTCATTGAGCAGTACTTGTTCCACGGGACAAGCAACAGCTTGATCGCAGCCATCTGTGAGCAAAACTTTGACTGGAGGATGAGCGGCATCCACGGCACCGCCTATGGCAAAG GAAGCTACTTTGCCAAACAGGCTTCTTACTCAAATGAATACGCCAAAGCCAGTGGTGGAAAGAAAAGTATGTTTGTGGCCCTGGTCCTGGTCGGCGACTACACCAAAGGGTATAGCCAATATGCCCGTCCACCAGCCAAGGGAACAAGCACAACGCTTTATGATAGCTGTGTTGATGACGAGATGAACCCCAATATTTTCGTCATCTTTGAAAGTCATCAGATTTATCCGGAGTACGTTATTGATTACACTGGGTAG
- the parp12a gene encoding protein mono-ADP-ribosyltransferase PARP12 isoform X2, translated as MTAKVSNFILQILCNDQGSLDFRVLTGKLEQNFTVAASVLHRVLTDEARIAVGSGVLAVGAGQIFSRDSVIVAKTSLRICQKKPGECTQCESLHLCKFYVLGTCMFGLKCKYPHVLTWQHNAELLRKLDLQHLSEKQLFQLLLQNDPYLLPEICSHYNMGEGVSGLCKFTSGCHKLHICKPHFTTGVCKQGSCSRIHNVDSKAHKSFEKFSPEMIQSLPKVYKNKCIIMDNQRSPASAAPNEARKSAGPIGATKPLSDSGTKEICLYFLNKNCAYKEKCVHVHWHLPYRWQVLDIDGVTWTDLPNMEEIEKAYCDPASDWSAVDQASATGWLTRLRNFGLSQATTMQSVDFQKMTCNGASVRRQSTASSVAKASHFNLTTKWLWYWQDDVGQWQEFGQSDVNTPASLTSEALENIYLVDRKTHMTFTAGKQQYVIYFQNTAGGQQMYQVNTKYSTRREVRRRPLFVSCSDMDVVSRKSLKSLTEECPPHWDKNALPDIGYKLVPLPKSTEYNRIECLFKATMPKSTIWSIRRIQNPSLWTRFQLQREQMKKRNKGKPVIEQYLFHGTSNSLIAAICEQNFDWRMSGIHGTAYGKGSYFAKQASYSNEYAKASGGKKSMFVALVLVGDYTKGYSQYARPPAKGTSTTLYDSCVDDEMNPNIFVIFESHQIYPEYVIDYTG; from the exons ATGACTGCAAAAGTGTCTAATTTCATCCTCCAGATCCTGTGTAACGACCAAGGCAGTTTGGACTTCAGGGTCCTGACTGGGAAATTGGAGCAAAACTTTACTGTTGCGGCGTCAGTCCTTCACCGTGTTCTTACCGATGAAGCCAGAATTGCAGTGGGTTCAGGCGTTCTGGCCGTGGGTGCGGGGCAAATATTCAGCCGGGATAGTGTGATTGTGGCCAAAACTTCTCTACGGATCTGCCAGAAGAAACCTGGCGAGTGTACACAATGTGAGAGTTTGCACCTGTGCAAGTTTTATGTGTTGGGGACCTGCATGTTCGG ATTGAAGTGTAAATATCCACATGTATTGACTTGGCAACATAATGCAGAGCTGTTGAGGAAACTTGACCTCCAACACCTTTCGGAAAAACAATTGTTCCaactgttgttacagaatgaccCCTACCTTCTTCCTGAG ATATGCTCACACTACAATATGGGCGAGGGTGTGAGCGGATTGTGCAAGTTCACCTCTGGGTGCCACAAGCTTCACATCTGCAAGCCTCATTTCACCACGGGAGTCTGTAAACAAGGCTCATGTTCCAGAATCCATAATGTTGATTCAAAGGCACACAAGAGTTTTGAAAAATTCAGTCCAGAGATGATTCAGAGTCTTCCAAAAGTCTACAAGAATAAATGCATCATCATGGATAATCAGAGGAGTCCAGCCAGTGCTGCTCCTAATG AGGCGAGAAAGTCCGCTGGGCCAATTGGTGCAACTAAGCCACTCAGTGATTCTGGTACGAAGGAAATCTGCCTCTACTTCCTCAACAAAAACTGTGCCTATAAAG AGAAATGTGTCCATGTCCACTGGCACTTACCTTATAGATGGCAAGTTTTGGACATTGACGGCGTGACCTGGACGGACTTACCAAACATGGAGGAGATTGAGAAAGCCTACTGTGACCCAGCAAGCGACTGGAGCGCCGTAGACCAGGCATCAGCTACAGGGTGGCTTACAAGATTGAGAAATTTTGG CTTATCCCAGGCCACCACAATGCAATCAGTTGACTTCCAGAAGATGACTTGCAACGGAGCGTCTGTGCGTCGCCAGTCCACAGCTTCCTCTGTAGCAAAGGCCTCTCACTTCAATCTGACCACAAAGTGGCTCTGGTACTGGCAGGATGACGTTGGCCAATGGCAGGAGTTTGGTCAG AGCGATGTTAACACGCCAGCCTCTCTCACTTCCGAAGCACTGGAGAATATTTATTTGGTAGACCGGAAGACACACATGACCTTTACTGCTGGCAAACAGCAGTATGTAATCTACTTCCAAAATACAGCGGGAGGTCAGCAGATGTATcaagtaaatacaaaatattcaaCCAGGCGGGAGGTCCGAAGGAGGCCTCTCTTTGTGTCCTGCAGTGATATGGACGTCGTGAGCCGGAAGAG CTTAAAGTCCTTGACAGAAGAATGCCCTCCCCATTGGGATAAGAATGCTTTGCCTGACATTGGATACAAG CTCGTACCTCTTCCCAAGTCTACTGAATACAACAGGATTGAATGTTTGTTCAAGGCCACAATGCCAAAGAGTACAATCTGGAGTATCAGGAGGATCCAGAACCCGTCTCTGTGGACACGCTTTCAGTT GCAGAGAGAACAGATGAAGAAGAGGAATAAAGGGAAACCTGTCATTGAGCAGTACTTGTTCCACGGGACAAGCAACAGCTTGATCGCAGCCATCTGTGAGCAAAACTTTGACTGGAGGATGAGCGGCATCCACGGCACCGCCTATGGCAAAG GAAGCTACTTTGCCAAACAGGCTTCTTACTCAAATGAATACGCCAAAGCCAGTGGTGGAAAGAAAAGTATGTTTGTGGCCCTGGTCCTGGTCGGCGACTACACCAAAGGGTATAGCCAATATGCCCGTCCACCAGCCAAGGGAACAAGCACAACGCTTTATGATAGCTGTGTTGATGACGAGATGAACCCCAATATTTTCGTCATCTTTGAAAGTCATCAGATTTATCCGGAGTACGTTATTGATTACACTGGGTAG
- the cfap263 gene encoding cilia- and flagella-associated protein 263, producing the protein MYLSNQDARSSPMEKKINQERQPGFSASIQQLKNSNAALLAENELFESFIIRLDQHDLLTQPAGLGVAGSQVENMRSEGNLPDGLPQLTLAQKLCVAQREIAAMIREQQNDKERSEKILASYKASIKEMELQRADISKDKNDFERRFLKPTKKMSEMKAPEKVFHHIRSKSSHCDKLNLKIRGLKAWEKRLQLQLQEKRELSKAGLEDVFLESSETTIDLEELQVKYSQAQRVLNSHKEKLQCVTQESAQLSSDITKMKEVLEKIEEDILRAEQERSKAEALNKQLLHQTSTYQAPDVAQYMHVKDDHKMLQHSVHTWQRKVGIAEMTSKSKFWSKHRGSSVKSDFAGTADSKCPNQVKLPYIAQHGKAQDIF; encoded by the exons ATGTACCTTAGCAACCAAGATGCAAGATCAAGCCCAATGGAAAAGAAAATCAATCAAGAACGACAACCAGGCTTCTCTGCCAGTATCCAACAGCTAAA AAATTCCAACGCAGCACTGTTGGCAGAGAATGAGCTTTTTGAAAGTTTCATCATCCGCCTGGATCAACACGACCTATTGACCCAGCCTGCAGGTCTGGGGGTAGCTGGTAGCCAAGTGGAGAACATg AGATCTGAGGGCAACTTGCCAGATGGCCTTCCACAGCTGACCTTGGCACAAAAACTCTGCGTTGCACAAAGGGAAATAGCAGCGATGATAAGAGAGCAGCAGAATGACAAGGAGAGGTctgagaaaattctggccagctacAAA GCCTCCATCAAAGAAATGGAGCTCCAGCGAGCAGACATCAGCAAGGACAAGAATGACTTTGAGCGCAGATTTCTGAAACCAACGAAGAAGATGTCGGAAATGAAGGCGCCAGAGAAGGTGTTCCACCACATTAGGAGTAAG AGCAGCCACTGTGACAAGTTGAACCTGAAGATCCGAGGCCTGAAGGCGTGGGAGAAGAGGCTCCAGCTGCAGCTGCAGGAGAAACGAGAGCTGAGCAAAGCGGGGCTCGAG GACGTTTTCTTGGAATCCAGTGAGACTACGATTGACCTCGAAGAACTTCAAGTCAAATATTCGCAAGCACAGCGCGTCCTCAACTCCCACAAG GAGAAGCTTCAGTGTGTGACGCAAGAGTCTGCGCAGCTGAGCAGCGATATCACTAAAATGAAAGAGGTGCTGGAGAAAATAGAGGAGGACATATTACGTGCTGAACAG GAGCGTTCAAAAGCTGAGGCCCTGAATAAGCAGCTCCTCCACCAGACGTCTACTTATCAGGCACCCGACGTGGCCCAGTACATGCACGTGAAGGACGACCACAAGATGCTGCAGCACAGCGTCCACACTTGGCAGAGGAAGGTCGGGATTGCTGAG ATGACCTCCAAGTCAAAATTCTGGAGCAAACACAGGGGCTCTTCTGTCAAGAGCGATTTTGCTGGAACTGCTGACAGCAAATGTCCAAATCAAGTGAAGCTGCCATACATAGCACAACATGGCAAAGCTCAAGATATATTTTAG